One genomic region from Sciurus carolinensis chromosome 2, mSciCar1.2, whole genome shotgun sequence encodes:
- the LOC124977309 gene encoding uncharacterized protein LOC124977309 produces MRLCARPRACRGGPCTLRIRGEAGALRPGEQGSLPEAWTLSRAPVTAATTGPPGWDGRAPEGDLASLGLGASPQGVDCRCQWPGGQRTEIAVEPTRSQMPCQTPGVGTPCLFCLCWEVTPRWLQGPPAADGLRGNDSSLLWIICSQRVCLDGPEEDGLASPDLDCPQMDSRRLLTLYAAICQVARRPPSSAGKKPPWTCPREGCCPGSSSSFHHVSFDFSLISF; encoded by the exons ATGCGCCTTTGTGCGCGCCCCCGAGCGTGTCGCGGCGGGCCCTGCACCCTGCGCATACGTGGCGAGGCCGGGGCGCTGCGGCCTGGAGAGCAAGGGTCCCTTCCCGAGGCGTGGACGCTGTCCCGAGCCCCTGTGACGGCTGCGACCACCGGCCCGCCGGGGTGGGACGGCAGGGCCCCAGAGGGTGACTTGGCTAGCCTGGGGCTGGGAGCGAGTCCCCAGGGAGTCGACTGCCGCTGTCAGTGGCCCGGCGGGCAACGGACCGAGATCGCTGTTGAACCCACA AGAAGCCAGATGCCATGCCAGACCCCTGGAGTTGGTACACCCTGTCTGTTTTGTCTGTGCTGGGAGGTGACACCTCGGTGGCTACAGGGGCCGCCTGCTGCTGATGGCCTGAGAGG GAATGACTCATCTCTCCTATGGATCATCTGTTCTCAGAGGGTTTG CCTGGACGGGCCGGAGGAGGACGGTCTTGCTTCTCCGGACCTTGACTGTCCTCAGATGGACTCTAGAAGGCTCCTCACCCTCTACGCAGCCATCTGCCAGGTTGCACGCCGGCCCCCGAGCAGCGCCGGCAAGAAGCCGCCCTGGACCTGCCCTCGGGAAGGCTGCTGCCCTgggtcttcctcttccttccatcacgtttcttttgacttttctttgatCTCTTTTTGA